The Centroberyx gerrardi isolate f3 chromosome 12, fCenGer3.hap1.cur.20231027, whole genome shotgun sequence genome has a window encoding:
- the dyrk1b gene encoding dual specificity tyrosine-phosphorylation-regulated kinase 1B isoform X1 — MVITSSSVEEKTAPSSRMVQSEPWITSALLRKNNKSGSSSGCPPTSSSSSSSAAQGFSPAEPAMTSQHTHTHPSFSSIHSMAEQQQVLSDMTILQRRIPPSFRDPASAPLRKLSVDLIKTYKHINEVYYTKKKRRAQQVPPEDSSTKKERKVYNDGYDDDNYDYIVKNGEKWLDRYEIDSLIGKGSFGQVVKAYDHHEQEWVAIKIIKNKKAFLNQAQIELRLLELMNKHDTEMKYYIVHLKRHFMFRNHLCLVFELLSYNLYDLLRNTNFRGVSLNLTRKFAQQLCTALLFLATPELSIIHCDLKPENILLCNPKRSAIKIVDFGSSCQLGQRIYQYIQSRFYRSPEVLLGMPYDLAIDMWSLGCILVEMHTGEPLFSGSNEVDQMNKIVEVLGVPPSHMLDAAPKARKYFDKLSDGLWTVKKNKDIKKVLYPSPAEYKPPATRRLHEILGVETGGPGGRRAGEPGHAPCDYLKFKDLILRMLDYDPKSRITPFYALQHNFFKKTTDEGTNTSSSTSTSPAMDHSHSTSTTSSVSSSGGSSGSSNDNRNYRYSNRYYNSAVTHSDYEMTSPQAPSQQQMRMWPGSDGGGGGQDPAYTQLLLHKPAASQQHQRHFLDAPHHPHPTYTHHGNGGRSLRQGGQTGVGGGGQQGSSPQMGDSMDVGVSLGLHHLGGAVSSMEASQFGSASLPLALPIGLSAFRTRTAPSAPGPQAPPPEDYYPASNNNNPAGGGRGRPDSDEGAANS, encoded by the exons gtggaaGCAGCTCAGGAtgtcctcccacctcctcctcctcctcctcctccgctgcccAGGGCTTCTCCCCCGCTGAGCCAGCCATGAccagccagcacacacacacacacccctccttcAGCTCCATCCACTCCATGGCCGAGCAGCAGCAg GTGCTGTCTGATATGACCATACTCCAGCGGAGGATCCCCCCTAGTTTCAGAGACCCTGCCAGCGCTCCACTGAGGAAACTCTCCGTTGACCTCATCAAGACTTACAAGCACATCAATGAG GTGTACTATACTAAGAAGAAGCGGCGGGCCCAGCAGGTCCCTCCAGAGGACAGCAGCAccaagaaggagagaaaagtctACAACGACGGCTACGATGACGACAACTATGACTACATCGTCAAAAATGGAGAGAAGTGGCTGGACCGCTATGAGATAGACTCGCTCATCGGCAAGGGCTCCTTCGGACAG GTGGTGAAGGCCTACGACCACCATGAGCAGGAATGGGTGGCCATTAAGATCATCAAGAACAAGAAGGCATTTCTAAACCAGGCACAGATCGAGCTCCGCCTGCTGGAGCTCATGAACAAGCACGACACTGAGATGAAATATTATATAG TCCACCTGAAGCGTCACTTTATGTTCAGGAACCAtctgtgtttggtgtttgaGTTGTTGAGTTACAACCTGTACGATCTGCTGAGGAACACCAACTTCAGAGGAGTCTCCCTCAACCTCACCAGAAAATTCGCACAGCAGCTCTGCACAG CGTTATTATTCCTGGCCACCCcggagctgtcaatcatccacTGCGATCTGAAGCCAGAGAACATCTTGCTGTGTAACCCCAAGAGATCCGCCATCAAGATAGTCGACTTCGGATCCTCCTGCCAGCTCGGACAAAGG atcTACCAGTACATCCAGAGCAGGTTCTACCGTTCTCCGGAGGTTTTGTTAGGGATGCCGTATGACCTGGCCATCGACATGTGGTCTCTGGGCTGCATCCTGGTGGAAATGCATACCGGAGAGCCTCTCTTCAGCGGATCCAACGAG gtggacCAGATGAATAAGATCGTCGAGGTTCTCGGTGTTCCTCCCAGCCACATGCTTGACGCTGCTCCTAAAGCCAGGAAGTATTTTGACAAGCTGTCAGACGGTCTGTGGACGGTGAAAAAGAACAAGGACATTAAGAAGGTACTTTATCCCTCACCTGCT GAGTATAAGCCCCCAGCCACACGGCGTCTCCATGAGATTTTGGGTGTAGAGACAGGGGGGCCGGGGGGTCGGAGGGCCGGGGAGCCAGGACACGCCCCCTGCGACTACCTGAAGTTTAAAG ACCTGATCCTGCGCATGCTGGACTACGACCCTAAGAGCCGCATCACGCCATTCTACGCCCTGCAGCACAACTTCTTCAAGAAGACGACAGACGAAGGAACTAACACCAGTTCATCTACATCCACCTCTCCTGCCATGGACCACTCCCATTCAACCTCCACTACCAGCTCTGTCTCCAGCTCTG GTGGCTCCAGCGGTTCTTCCAATGACAACCGTAACTACCGCTACAGCAACCGCTACTACAACTCTGCTGTTACACATTCTGACTATGAGATGACCAGCCCTCAG GCTCCCTCCCAGCAGCAGATGAGGATGTGGCCCGGCAGcgatggtgggggggggggtcaggacCCAGCGTACACCCAGTTGCTGCTCCACAAGCCGGCCGCCTCCCAGCAACACCAGCGCCACTTCCTGGAcgccccccaccacccccaccccacctacACTCACCACGGCAACGGTGGGCGCAGCCTGCGGCAAGGCGGACAGACGGGCGTcggagggggggggcagcagggaTCCTCCCCCCAGATGGGTGACAGCATGGATGTGGGCGTGTCCCTGGGGCTGCACCACCTGGGGGGGGCGGTGTCTTCCATGGAGGCCTCTCAGTTCGGCTCTGCCTCCCTGCCCCTGGCTCTGCCAATCGGACTGTCCGCCTTCCGGACTCGGACGGCCCCCAGCGCCCCAGGGCCACAAGCCCCGCCCCCCGAGGACTACTACCCCGCCTCCAACAACAATAACCCCGCtggggggggcagggggaggCCGGACTCAGACGAGGGGGCAGCCAATTCTTGA
- the dyrk1b gene encoding dual specificity tyrosine-phosphorylation-regulated kinase 1B isoform X2: MVITSSSVEEKTAPSSRMVQSEPWITSALLRKNNKSGSSSGCPPTSSSSSSSAAQGFSPAEPAMTSQHTHTHPSFSSIHSMAEQQQVLSDMTILQRRIPPSFRDPASAPLRKLSVDLIKTYKHINEVYYTKKKRRAQQVPPEDSSTKKERKVYNDGYDDDNYDYIVKNGEKWLDRYEIDSLIGKGSFGQVVKAYDHHEQEWVAIKIIKNKKAFLNQAQIELRLLELMNKHDTEMKYYIVHLKRHFMFRNHLCLVFELLSYNLYDLLRNTNFRGVSLNLTRKFAQQLCTALLFLATPELSIIHCDLKPENILLCNPKRSAIKIVDFGSSCQLGQRIYQYIQSRFYRSPEVLLGMPYDLAIDMWSLGCILVEMHTGEPLFSGSNEVDQMNKIVEVLGVPPSHMLDAAPKARKYFDKLSDGLWTVKKNKDIKKEYKPPATRRLHEILGVETGGPGGRRAGEPGHAPCDYLKFKDLILRMLDYDPKSRITPFYALQHNFFKKTTDEGTNTSSSTSTSPAMDHSHSTSTTSSVSSSGGSSGSSNDNRNYRYSNRYYNSAVTHSDYEMTSPQAPSQQQMRMWPGSDGGGGGQDPAYTQLLLHKPAASQQHQRHFLDAPHHPHPTYTHHGNGGRSLRQGGQTGVGGGGQQGSSPQMGDSMDVGVSLGLHHLGGAVSSMEASQFGSASLPLALPIGLSAFRTRTAPSAPGPQAPPPEDYYPASNNNNPAGGGRGRPDSDEGAANS, translated from the exons gtggaaGCAGCTCAGGAtgtcctcccacctcctcctcctcctcctcctccgctgcccAGGGCTTCTCCCCCGCTGAGCCAGCCATGAccagccagcacacacacacacacccctccttcAGCTCCATCCACTCCATGGCCGAGCAGCAGCAg GTGCTGTCTGATATGACCATACTCCAGCGGAGGATCCCCCCTAGTTTCAGAGACCCTGCCAGCGCTCCACTGAGGAAACTCTCCGTTGACCTCATCAAGACTTACAAGCACATCAATGAG GTGTACTATACTAAGAAGAAGCGGCGGGCCCAGCAGGTCCCTCCAGAGGACAGCAGCAccaagaaggagagaaaagtctACAACGACGGCTACGATGACGACAACTATGACTACATCGTCAAAAATGGAGAGAAGTGGCTGGACCGCTATGAGATAGACTCGCTCATCGGCAAGGGCTCCTTCGGACAG GTGGTGAAGGCCTACGACCACCATGAGCAGGAATGGGTGGCCATTAAGATCATCAAGAACAAGAAGGCATTTCTAAACCAGGCACAGATCGAGCTCCGCCTGCTGGAGCTCATGAACAAGCACGACACTGAGATGAAATATTATATAG TCCACCTGAAGCGTCACTTTATGTTCAGGAACCAtctgtgtttggtgtttgaGTTGTTGAGTTACAACCTGTACGATCTGCTGAGGAACACCAACTTCAGAGGAGTCTCCCTCAACCTCACCAGAAAATTCGCACAGCAGCTCTGCACAG CGTTATTATTCCTGGCCACCCcggagctgtcaatcatccacTGCGATCTGAAGCCAGAGAACATCTTGCTGTGTAACCCCAAGAGATCCGCCATCAAGATAGTCGACTTCGGATCCTCCTGCCAGCTCGGACAAAGG atcTACCAGTACATCCAGAGCAGGTTCTACCGTTCTCCGGAGGTTTTGTTAGGGATGCCGTATGACCTGGCCATCGACATGTGGTCTCTGGGCTGCATCCTGGTGGAAATGCATACCGGAGAGCCTCTCTTCAGCGGATCCAACGAG gtggacCAGATGAATAAGATCGTCGAGGTTCTCGGTGTTCCTCCCAGCCACATGCTTGACGCTGCTCCTAAAGCCAGGAAGTATTTTGACAAGCTGTCAGACGGTCTGTGGACGGTGAAAAAGAACAAGGACATTAAGAAG GAGTATAAGCCCCCAGCCACACGGCGTCTCCATGAGATTTTGGGTGTAGAGACAGGGGGGCCGGGGGGTCGGAGGGCCGGGGAGCCAGGACACGCCCCCTGCGACTACCTGAAGTTTAAAG ACCTGATCCTGCGCATGCTGGACTACGACCCTAAGAGCCGCATCACGCCATTCTACGCCCTGCAGCACAACTTCTTCAAGAAGACGACAGACGAAGGAACTAACACCAGTTCATCTACATCCACCTCTCCTGCCATGGACCACTCCCATTCAACCTCCACTACCAGCTCTGTCTCCAGCTCTG GTGGCTCCAGCGGTTCTTCCAATGACAACCGTAACTACCGCTACAGCAACCGCTACTACAACTCTGCTGTTACACATTCTGACTATGAGATGACCAGCCCTCAG GCTCCCTCCCAGCAGCAGATGAGGATGTGGCCCGGCAGcgatggtgggggggggggtcaggacCCAGCGTACACCCAGTTGCTGCTCCACAAGCCGGCCGCCTCCCAGCAACACCAGCGCCACTTCCTGGAcgccccccaccacccccaccccacctacACTCACCACGGCAACGGTGGGCGCAGCCTGCGGCAAGGCGGACAGACGGGCGTcggagggggggggcagcagggaTCCTCCCCCCAGATGGGTGACAGCATGGATGTGGGCGTGTCCCTGGGGCTGCACCACCTGGGGGGGGCGGTGTCTTCCATGGAGGCCTCTCAGTTCGGCTCTGCCTCCCTGCCCCTGGCTCTGCCAATCGGACTGTCCGCCTTCCGGACTCGGACGGCCCCCAGCGCCCCAGGGCCACAAGCCCCGCCCCCCGAGGACTACTACCCCGCCTCCAACAACAATAACCCCGCtggggggggcagggggaggCCGGACTCAGACGAGGGGGCAGCCAATTCTTGA
- the dyrk1b gene encoding dual specificity tyrosine-phosphorylation-regulated kinase 1B isoform X3, with the protein MTSQHTHTHPSFSSIHSMAEQQQVLSDMTILQRRIPPSFRDPASAPLRKLSVDLIKTYKHINEVYYTKKKRRAQQVPPEDSSTKKERKVYNDGYDDDNYDYIVKNGEKWLDRYEIDSLIGKGSFGQVVKAYDHHEQEWVAIKIIKNKKAFLNQAQIELRLLELMNKHDTEMKYYIVHLKRHFMFRNHLCLVFELLSYNLYDLLRNTNFRGVSLNLTRKFAQQLCTALLFLATPELSIIHCDLKPENILLCNPKRSAIKIVDFGSSCQLGQRIYQYIQSRFYRSPEVLLGMPYDLAIDMWSLGCILVEMHTGEPLFSGSNEVDQMNKIVEVLGVPPSHMLDAAPKARKYFDKLSDGLWTVKKNKDIKKVLYPSPAEYKPPATRRLHEILGVETGGPGGRRAGEPGHAPCDYLKFKDLILRMLDYDPKSRITPFYALQHNFFKKTTDEGTNTSSSTSTSPAMDHSHSTSTTSSVSSSGGSSGSSNDNRNYRYSNRYYNSAVTHSDYEMTSPQAPSQQQMRMWPGSDGGGGGQDPAYTQLLLHKPAASQQHQRHFLDAPHHPHPTYTHHGNGGRSLRQGGQTGVGGGGQQGSSPQMGDSMDVGVSLGLHHLGGAVSSMEASQFGSASLPLALPIGLSAFRTRTAPSAPGPQAPPPEDYYPASNNNNPAGGGRGRPDSDEGAANS; encoded by the exons ATGAccagccagcacacacacacacacccctccttcAGCTCCATCCACTCCATGGCCGAGCAGCAGCAg GTGCTGTCTGATATGACCATACTCCAGCGGAGGATCCCCCCTAGTTTCAGAGACCCTGCCAGCGCTCCACTGAGGAAACTCTCCGTTGACCTCATCAAGACTTACAAGCACATCAATGAG GTGTACTATACTAAGAAGAAGCGGCGGGCCCAGCAGGTCCCTCCAGAGGACAGCAGCAccaagaaggagagaaaagtctACAACGACGGCTACGATGACGACAACTATGACTACATCGTCAAAAATGGAGAGAAGTGGCTGGACCGCTATGAGATAGACTCGCTCATCGGCAAGGGCTCCTTCGGACAG GTGGTGAAGGCCTACGACCACCATGAGCAGGAATGGGTGGCCATTAAGATCATCAAGAACAAGAAGGCATTTCTAAACCAGGCACAGATCGAGCTCCGCCTGCTGGAGCTCATGAACAAGCACGACACTGAGATGAAATATTATATAG TCCACCTGAAGCGTCACTTTATGTTCAGGAACCAtctgtgtttggtgtttgaGTTGTTGAGTTACAACCTGTACGATCTGCTGAGGAACACCAACTTCAGAGGAGTCTCCCTCAACCTCACCAGAAAATTCGCACAGCAGCTCTGCACAG CGTTATTATTCCTGGCCACCCcggagctgtcaatcatccacTGCGATCTGAAGCCAGAGAACATCTTGCTGTGTAACCCCAAGAGATCCGCCATCAAGATAGTCGACTTCGGATCCTCCTGCCAGCTCGGACAAAGG atcTACCAGTACATCCAGAGCAGGTTCTACCGTTCTCCGGAGGTTTTGTTAGGGATGCCGTATGACCTGGCCATCGACATGTGGTCTCTGGGCTGCATCCTGGTGGAAATGCATACCGGAGAGCCTCTCTTCAGCGGATCCAACGAG gtggacCAGATGAATAAGATCGTCGAGGTTCTCGGTGTTCCTCCCAGCCACATGCTTGACGCTGCTCCTAAAGCCAGGAAGTATTTTGACAAGCTGTCAGACGGTCTGTGGACGGTGAAAAAGAACAAGGACATTAAGAAGGTACTTTATCCCTCACCTGCT GAGTATAAGCCCCCAGCCACACGGCGTCTCCATGAGATTTTGGGTGTAGAGACAGGGGGGCCGGGGGGTCGGAGGGCCGGGGAGCCAGGACACGCCCCCTGCGACTACCTGAAGTTTAAAG ACCTGATCCTGCGCATGCTGGACTACGACCCTAAGAGCCGCATCACGCCATTCTACGCCCTGCAGCACAACTTCTTCAAGAAGACGACAGACGAAGGAACTAACACCAGTTCATCTACATCCACCTCTCCTGCCATGGACCACTCCCATTCAACCTCCACTACCAGCTCTGTCTCCAGCTCTG GTGGCTCCAGCGGTTCTTCCAATGACAACCGTAACTACCGCTACAGCAACCGCTACTACAACTCTGCTGTTACACATTCTGACTATGAGATGACCAGCCCTCAG GCTCCCTCCCAGCAGCAGATGAGGATGTGGCCCGGCAGcgatggtgggggggggggtcaggacCCAGCGTACACCCAGTTGCTGCTCCACAAGCCGGCCGCCTCCCAGCAACACCAGCGCCACTTCCTGGAcgccccccaccacccccaccccacctacACTCACCACGGCAACGGTGGGCGCAGCCTGCGGCAAGGCGGACAGACGGGCGTcggagggggggggcagcagggaTCCTCCCCCCAGATGGGTGACAGCATGGATGTGGGCGTGTCCCTGGGGCTGCACCACCTGGGGGGGGCGGTGTCTTCCATGGAGGCCTCTCAGTTCGGCTCTGCCTCCCTGCCCCTGGCTCTGCCAATCGGACTGTCCGCCTTCCGGACTCGGACGGCCCCCAGCGCCCCAGGGCCACAAGCCCCGCCCCCCGAGGACTACTACCCCGCCTCCAACAACAATAACCCCGCtggggggggcagggggaggCCGGACTCAGACGAGGGGGCAGCCAATTCTTGA